Below is a window of Phyllopteryx taeniolatus isolate TA_2022b chromosome 16, UOR_Ptae_1.2, whole genome shotgun sequence DNA.
GCCAAcgaaattgatttgatttttcaaaTTAAGGTGACAACAAATGACCAATTCCAGATAAGTGGATGTCACCAAAATAGTTCCAAAAATCATTCATCATTTGAAATATGACTATCAGAGCAACTGCATGTCCAAGGCAAACAAAgttgaatttgaaaatgaaaaaatgtttttatcaaaATTCCAACAACACCTTGAAATGTGTAGAGATTTGATAAAGAATTTccccaaattgaaaaaaaattggtcaATGTGCATATTGCCCGTGACACGacaaattttccttttttccttcctttaactctaaaaaacaacattcacttAACGTTGAACTTAAACATAATTTGAACATTACTTTTCGCAAAGCATTACAATTTGACTTAATTTGAGCAAGAATTGGCTTTGTTATTAGACTACGAAATTATGTCTATTTTTGGTTTAGACCAcgcaaatgtaacattttattttgcagaAATGTAGTTATAATAATAGCTTAAATTCATATAGAGTACTAGTAGAACGACCCGGGTGCACTAGTAGAAGGACTGTGTCTCTTTAGTAGGGTTTAACCCACTACGGGTATTAGCGCCTCGTCCTTCGTAACCTCGGAACGCCGTATGTCGAGATTGGCGCAACCGAGGTCTCCTCATACACGTTTTAAGATCGAtatacgaccctagtgaggatacacGGAAcgcaagatgaatgaatgaatatagatttttttttagcttcttTGGAGACATCTGCTGGTTGCTCAAAATATAGCACTTTCAACTCCGACCTTTATTCTTCGACCTTTTTGTTTAGTAGAGAATAGTCTTCTGAATTCTACATAATACAATTGTCCAGACATAATGCTTTTAAAAGGCTATCGTATCTTCAGGTGAAacgttttcataaaaataaaatcctagTTTTCGCTGACCTCCAGTTCGCCATTAAACCGTCGCCTGTGCGCATGCGCCACATCGAGAGGCGAAGTGTCGAGGTCGAATTGTAGGATTTCCCCTGCATTGATTGAAATAAGGCAAAATGCCGTCCGACTTTGACAAGGACGCCTATCCGGAGCCTCCTCGGCAGACTCCGGCTGTGAACAAACAGACTGCTTTGCCAAACCCAGCCGTGATTGTTTCCAAGCTCTTCTATTACTCCGTGGACTTGCCTGTCACCACATTTCGAGGTAACCCAAGCTAACACAGCTAGCACAACAAACAACACGCCTAACGACCAACTATCGATTAAACGCACATTGTTAACTATGACACAAATTACAattttactgtatactgtatgagtgAATGATCCCCAACACAGCCCTTGTGCGTTTTGTTCGCTGAGCTAGCATCAAACTATCATCTACACGGCCTCCCttgtttcaaacatttatatatatatatatatatatgcattttaTAAATGTGCTTTCTTCACTTTCTAGAGGTTGTCGACAGCATTCAGGCTAAAAACAAGTCCGTCTACTACCACCAGAAGTTCCGCCGCGTTCCCGACCTGACCCAGTGCCAACACGGCGACTACCTGTGCTACTACGAGGCTGAGATGCAGTGGAGGAGAGACTAGTGAGAGGATTTCATGCATTCACTAAAATGGACACCAACTGTAAACTTCATCtggtacacttgcacaagcTAATGAGATGCAATGCAAAAGTTGTATCATTGTTTTTCTACCTCAGCAAAGTGGACCAGGAGATCGTGAAGGTGGTCCAGGAGCGTATGCGGGCCTGCCAGCAGAGAGAAGGCTTCAGCTTCCAGCAGAACTGTTCTAAAGAGATAGAGCAGTTCAATGAGGTTACCAAGAATTACCAGTTACGCTGTAAGTTCTGCACTTCATTGCTTCACTCAACTACAATTAGACTTTTGACCTTGGCTGTCATTGTTTTCTTCTTGGCCCAGATGGCGACCTGGGTGCGTATGCCAGCGGCAGAAAATGCCTCATGAAGCAAAAAGAGAGGATGATGGCAGCGCAGATGCAAAATGCTTAAATCCTCTTGTCTGTGTAATAGTTGTAAAATAAAGTAGCTAAATACTTTTTTAGTCTCTTGTTTTACCATccagtgtataaaaaaaaaagcattttaaacaatttcGGTTGGTTTAAAGTTTTTGTACTTGaacaagtaaatataaaatcttGGTATGTTCAAAGTATAATCCAAGGATCACAAGTAGTCTGCAgggctgttctaaaaatagctcaccagtaaATGGGGCATTCTAATTTCCTAGGAATATTAGTGATCATAGGAAGTTGTAAACAAGATATAGGAAGTGTTGCATATGCCTACCTTGTTTAATCACTTtttcaattgtgaaaaatcaatacGATGATCATTGCCTTCACCTAGATAAAAGGATGTGGGGCCAGACCTTAGTACAAATTGTGGCTTTTGTGTTGGTCCAGTGTTGCTACACTAGTAGTCCTTCACATTAGTACCCAATAAGCAACAGTTTGAAAAAAGTTGGTGCTACTTGCACTCTAGCATTATTTTGTGACTTGGCTCAGTATTTTTGATACATCTTAAATGAATCCCAGCTTGTAGTGTTTTGGTGACAGACAAGGAACAAGAACAGGCCATTTTCTCcaacttttattttaacagtagGTCTGTACAAAAAGTTTAGGAGGTTGGCGGCTGGATGGGCTGGCCTCTCTGCACGGACACTCGTGTGTGAGTCTTGGCCAGATGGTCAGTGAACTcctgaaacaaaagaaaaatgtccgCTTTAATTAAGACTTGCTGCTCGACAAGTCGGCAATGAAACGAGCGCTGAGCCTTCAGACCTGGTAGGGAGACTTGGTGAAGACAGTCTCCTTCCAGAGGTCAGGGGTCAGGTAGCTGTAAGTCTTGGAGATTGCATCAAAGGTGGCCTTGGCTGGAGGAGCGAGAAGAATTCTTAAACCCAGTTCGAACAGTTTAGCCGCAGCAGCTTATTTAGTGAGAAGTGTCGCGTGCCGCTCCGAGGACCGGAAGAGACCCCAGCGAGTCTCTCGGCCGGAAATTACAAACGGCACTCGTTACTGTATCTCCAGTTAACGACAACACCACCACGGGCAGGTGAAGCTGAGCAGAGTGAGGAGAAAGAGCAGctcccacacacacaacccACATTTAAAAAGCCTTCCCCAGCtgcagtggtacctcgacttgcGAGTAACCAAACTTAGGAGTTGAGTGTtaaaactgaacaaaaataattgtattaacCCAGAAACTTACAAAAGTCtcctagcttcatgctaacaaagCAAAAAGCCATAGACGTGCCAGCGAAATCAGCATCAACGTTTCGCGAAATcaagattaaaaatgtatttgaacacaagcagtaGCACttgctcacaggcatatattctgtgCTAAAAAACTGTCGTCGCAGTTCTGGTGCTACAACTTGTTTTTCatgtgtattatactgccccctgttggccaagcacaccagaatgagcggcacaatgcccattgaattatcacgatgcgccttttaatactttacattttacatttcattaggtttagggctgcagctaacaaTTTTGATAATCTTCCAATTATTTGATTCACTGATGAATtggattttgaaatattttttcatttttcatttattttaaaaaagactttCAAATTGACTACAGAAAATGCTAACAATTGATTTGGATTTAGTTACGGTTTTGTTTGTaagcaaaaaaaggttttaaaaagtaagcgcaaatgcttgcaaataaaacaaagcagcctgctttcatggaggactacatcaagcggagaatatttactgttgagaggccaAAATTCTAAGCATTTGGAACATTTTTCAGTTAATCAAATgttattgtacatttttaagtacatcattaaaaaaaaaaaaacttttttgttgaatggcatttccattgacTTGAACAAGGAAAGAGGATTGGGTCATAAAAACGATTCAACTCTGCAGTCGAGGAGGCACCACTGGATATCGCAGCCCCCCACGCCCCATAAACGGGCCTTCACTGTGGTCATAATTACCAAAGTTGCCGAGGGTGGCGGTGCAGCCCCTGGCGGAGGTGTAGCAGTCGTCAATTCCGGCCATCATGAGCAGCTTCTTGGGCACAGGAGCCGACACGATGCCGGTACCACGGGGCGCGGGGATGAGACGCACCAGCACCGAACCGCAGCGGCCCGTTACCTTGCAGGGCACCGTGTGGGGCTTGCCGATCTTGTTTCCCCAGTAGCCCCGTCTGACAGGCACGATGGACAGCTTGGCCAGGATGATGGCGCCTCGGATGGCGGTGGCCACCTCCTTGGAGCACTTGACTCCCAGGCCCACGTGCCCGTTGTAGTCACCGATGGCAACGAAGGCCTGGAAAGACGAGCGCCGCTCACTTCGGGAGCGCCATTGTGGGGAGCGTCACATCTGACCTCACCTTGAACCTGGTGCGCTGACCGGCTCTGGTCTGCTTCTGGACAGGCATGATCTTCAGCACCTCATCTTTCAGACCAGAACCTAAGAAGAAATCGATGATTTCAGACTCCTGGAAGGTGACAAAAGATGTTGGTTGTGATTAAAGTTTCTACATAGGAGCATAAAgcctgaaaataaataaatgcatataaCCAGTCACGAAATTAAGTACACCTGATCATTTCAATTCAAGATGACAATTTCTTCCCATAAAAGATCAGTACACTTAATTTGATTGTCCGATTTCTCTGTTAAACAATGCATTGAAATGCAGTGTATCGTGTTGAAAACTTTCAGTGATTACAGCGTGTGATGGGTATTTTCAGGCTTGAACtgtattgcattgttttttcttttgtattaaatattttctagacatttttttttgccggcAAACAGTTAAAATGCGAGCCATGCAGCCGAAAGAGACATACAAGTAGTCATTTTGGTTGAATGAGACAACAGACAATGAGAAGAGAAACATAatggcagaaagagaaaataaaaaaatatattcgaGAAACCCTAATGAGGAGGCGTTTATTTCCTAAACTGGAACTCACCTTGATGGGCAGCGAGTAGAGATAGATCTCCTCCAGTGACTTGATCTTCACGTCCTTAACCAGGCGACCCAGCTTGGTGACGGGCACCCACTAAAAAcgcaaaaacaatgaaaaggaGTCCTTCTTCGTATATATCGACGCGATTGGGCGCATTTAAGAGCGTCCAAAAAGCTCCACTCACTTCCTTGTCCTCGGCCTTGCCTCCCCGGGCACCGCGGCCTCTCCcacggcctctgccgcgtccACGGCCCCGGCCGCGGCCACGGTCACCAAAGCCTCCGCGAAAACCTCCTCTACCACCGGCGTCGTCCGCCATTTGCTGTGGAATCAAACGCCAGGCATTACACGAAGCCTAAACACGATCAAGGTCGGGCCCGCTTTCAAGTACTCGGGACTTCACCGACTCTTAATAAAACACGAGCGTCGCCGCCATATTCGGGAGTGCGACGACACAATTGTgtccaaaatgtattaaaacacacgTCAATATCATCGGCTACACTAAATAATGTGCTGTAACGACGTATTGTGGCAGCTGGCGATAGGATAGGGAGGAGGATGTGTAAGATTTTGAAGGATTCTGCGTTCAAATGTGTGCACTACGTCGTACTTACGTGATCGCTAACACGAGAAGAAGGACGAGTTCCGGGCCCGCCGGCTTTTAGTCACACGAAACATCGCGATATTTGGATACAAGCTCCCTACACATACTGCCCCCGAGCGGCAACTTTTCACTACAACGTCCcttatttgtccatccatccattttctgagccgcttctcctcacgcgggcgtgctggagccaatcccagccatcatcgggcaggaggcgggtttcaccctgaactggttgccagccaatcgcagggcacataggaacaaacaaccggtcgcactcacattcacacctacgggccatttagagttgTCTGTCTATGTTTCTATGTTTTCTTATTCCCAAAGTCCTACTTTTCGCAAATACGGCTCACAAATCTGTCCAGGTCTGTGTAAGTGAGCACTTCTTTGccaagataatccatccacctcacatATCGAGATTCTGATGAGACGCTATGATCATCGCACAGGCGTGCCTttggctgcccacaataaaaggccactctagaAGAGCAGTTTGATCACACTGCACAACACATCAGCAGTCGCAAGAAGTTCTTGAAAAATgatacagtgtatatatttaatatatcaaaatgttacttcttatttcataaaaataactgATGgaaaaggtacatttgtttgcaGTACagtagtcctttttttttttttttttttacacttttttgaataaaaaatggGGGGAAAGACATTTCTGTTAATATTGACATCCCAAACTTTGAAGGTAAACATATTTTGCTTTctttacaatgaaaataaatatttcaatttcagTTTTTGAAAAAGGACACTTTGTgtgaaaaatgtactgtatttttagtcCATTAGTCCATATAGTTGCATGTTTAGTAATCCTcgttttatttacaatatgaGCACACAAATGTTACAAATTCACTCAGTTTAATGTGATGATCAACCGAGCTGCATATTCCAACACACGACATCAATTGAAATGAACACATTTAGAAACGCGGCAGCAGGAATTGTTCTTCCCTCGACCGTCAGCCGTCGCTGCTGAATCTGGTCCGTGCGGATCTGGAGGTGCCCTCCCCGGAGTCCTCGTTCACCTTGTGCAGCTCGTCCGTGACCTGCAGACTCTCGCATATTAGCCCCATTTGCCTCTTCATGTGCGCCATGGTGttctgcatcctcctcatcTTGCGCTGCAGGGCGGCGGCGATGGCCCCGTGGTTCCTGCTCTTAGCCTGGTACTGCAGCTTGAGCTCCATGTAGCAGTTGTGCTGCGCCCGCGTGCGGTGGCACAGCACGGTGCCGCAGCCCATGTGGCACTGCTGGCGCCAGTGCTCGCAGTGGCGCGCGTGAGTCTCCAGGTCGCGGCGGAGCAGCTGCGCCCGGCACCCGGCGTACGGGCAAGGTACCAGCTCGTACAAGCAGTTCAGGCTGTGGGAGTATTGCTCCGAGAGGGGAAGCGTCGCCGCGCAGCCACGGATCTCGTTCTTACACTGGAAAAGATGAGGCACGCTCGACTTTACGTGACGAAATAATAGGACTAATGCATTTTAATAAGCACTTTTCAGGGCACTCAAcgacgctttacaattgcaaagcaaatgtatttctgtagcacatttcatacacatacATTTCATTTCGTAACTCAAATTTACTATTGGTTCACTCCACAGTGCCACCTAGTGGtagtaagctacttgtgtagcatgtctgccattctgcacctacgGCCCTCTGACCACCATCAAACATTCAACCGCATCCTTTGAAATTGAAAGAATGAAAAAGTTTGTATTTCATTGATGAATTCATTGCAGccccttctggtgtgtgcgacttGGCCAATGGGAGACAGTctaatacagtcatgaaaacacaaacgaagaagactttcacaactcCTGTTAAGTGattcagtaaactgcagtagtATTacttgtttttcgcagaggataaagaatatatgcttgtcAGTATTGTTAAACTTTCTACATGTGTTGacgcaccatttgtgttcaaatttccATTGTTTAAAGGGTTTTAACGCGATGCTATACTTAAGACCACCTagggcgttttgcattgtgtgttagcattggGTCCCCCAAATGCTCAGGGACCTGGgacagttccccccccccccccagttcaTCGCCACtgagtgtatatatttattttcatattatacTTGTTTTTATAGCGTAGTGTGGTGTATTAAGTAATTTATCAAGCTTATTTTGCAGCGTCCATCATAAtcacaatgcaaaaaaataaatccttgaaTGAACTTTATTCTAAACTTCATTTGAACAACTTTCTCCCCCGACTACTTTGTGAGTGAAGAACAGTAAATGAGTGATACGTGGCAAAGAGTCCTTTTAAAACGCTTACCTTTATCTTCATGCGTCCAATGGACttgctcagtttgaacatgacaaAGATCATGCCCGCGTGAATCGGCTTTCGGCAGCAGGGGCAAGTCTCCTGTCTGACGAGGACAAACAGCAGTGACTTAGCGGGTGCTTGGAAACATTTTCAGCATTCCGTGTTTAGTTAGTTGCACCTCTTGAGCCACTGCAGAATACATTTCTTGCAGAAGACGTGGTGGCAAGCCGCTCGAACCGGACACCGCAGGACCCCCTGGCATATGGTGCAGATGAGGTCGTAGTCCGGGGTGTCCACAAACCGCTCCACGTCGTAGCCGCCGCTCTGAGATGGCGCATCTGCGTCCGTCTGGAGAGCCGCGAGATCAACGTTAGAAGGTTCGGACAGATTTTAGGGAGATACTTGCCTCGTCGGTGTGTTCTTGCACGTGTCGAAAACAGTGGCGGACTTACCGTTTGGCAAACACATGCAACTGCCTGGGGCCCCGAGACTTCCAGGGGGCCTCCAAACGTCTCATAAAAACTGACAAAGATTTCtttgattttaaaacacttATTGTTGTAGTCTTAAATCATGTGCTTGAAAACACATCGCAATGCTTAATACGTCATGATCGTTTCGACTGCCCGCCCTTctcttctcatgcaatggactagtCCGTCTCACTGTGCATGTGTAGACTTGCTTCAGGAAGAGGGTAGGcaacaaaacaaagttgaaTTTGAACCACATATAATTCAATTTCAACTGCTAATCTTGgataaatgcattaaaaaacagaatttgaatCACATAATTTGAATgtatattgtttgtttgcaatgtTTGTAACCAGTAGTGCCAAAACTGAACTGCAGTTGAAATTGAATTGACAGTATTTGTTAGGAATGGAAGGCCAACTTGAAACTGACTGTAAGATTATGAAATTGTATTCAGTTTCTCCGAAAGGATATTTTATCCTCCGTGGAAATTCAATCCCATTGACCGTGTCGGACATTCGAGGAGTTGAGAGCAGACGCACAGGTCTCCTCCAGCCCAAATGGCCCACAGGCCAACGCTTTCCCATCCCTGGGCTACGTTAGAATTTTCAATATAAAAGCTGGTGACCAAATGGAATTGTTCTGGAAAGGCACGTGACTGTCAACCGTCAATGTTCTTCATTTCATTATAAGACACGTCTACATGTTGAATAGACGTGTCACAAAATTCGTTAGAAGAGTGATGGTCATGGATTTCACGAGcctcatcaaacaaatggataaataaataaatcacacattGTTGTATTTAAGAAGTCAATTTAAGCTCAATTGAATTGTAAGGACATCTTTCAAACATCATCGATTAAAGTGATTAAAAGGGCCTTTCCTCACCATGTTGTTGCTCTCCACGCCGTTATGTTTCCATTCCCGGACAGCAGCTTCACTCCCGCTCGGCTCACGTCACGGCGTTGCGTTCACACCCGTGTTATCGTGACAAAACACGCATACGTGAACATTCCTGACAAAACGTGCATACAAATGACAACAGTGAACAACTGAACAGTCAATAGCGACAACCTGGCcctcatctttctttctttttttttttgcggcgcGTTCTTTCCTTTCCCTGCCGTTCTAGCAGCAAGCAAACTGAACGCGAATGACGGGAATGAACTCCGTTGTGGAATGACCAACATTCCCCGCCTGACATTTGATTATACATTCACATTAACACACAAAGACATTTTAAGTGTTCTAATACGGTAAGCTACTCCAAATAACGCCAAATAAATACTCAGGTAACGTTGATTATTGAACAATAGTGCGTTAACGTTCCAACTCGGATCTCAGACTTCTGGACGTCACAATGGAAAAAGATTCTAGAATATTGCAGAACGCAAACACCGAGTTGgacaaataaatcacaaaacaaCCTTAACTAAACCGTTACGTATGTCACCACACAATCATGACCtccataaaaaataataataatatatatatatatatatatatatatatatatatatatatatatatatatatatatatatatatatatatatatattgaccaCAAAGACGCAATGAAAACTACAGTATTTAAATCTAACATACGCCATTTGGTATGGACAAAAGTTGTTCAAAACATTGCTAAAAATATAATTACCATCTTATTAATTGTGCTGCGATGGCTATGCAGTATACGTGAGgatattttaaaaactgcaattgACACGCACTGAATATGACGTCATATAGAGTGGAAACTAGTGAACCCGATTTGGCCAATCAGCAGCGTAGGCTGTGATGACGTCAGATATATGCGACTCACCTAACAACATGCGGGGAAGATGCGTTGACTGGAGCCAACGTGCGGACTAACAAAACATCACATTCACTGAACGAAATCGACAAATACTAAAAAGTTGAGCTGGTGTCGCGAGCATCATGGCGAATATTAACTTTCACTTCAAAACGAAGTAAGTTTGAGTCCCGTGGCACGAGCTGGTGACTTAACTCGATGAGTCTAGCTAAGCTAATTGTAGCAACAACTCATAATTGTGTCATCCTTTTACAGTTATGTTGTTTCGAGTAAGATCGAGCCATTCTATAAAGGAGGAAAAGTGCAGGTATACtgtcaagttgtattttttccaaattcaTAAACATGTTTTCCATGTTTACGCGTAAAAATAAGCCCATTAACCTTATGCTTGATTTTCTTCGACAGATCAGCAAGGATGAGCAATACATCTTTTGCACCTGTGGCTCTCGTGTCAATGTTTTGGAAATCAGCACAGGGAAGATCGTCCACAGCATTGAGCACGTAAGGCCAAATCGCAGCCAGACAGCGACACCACAGTGATCGGACATTTGCTTATCGTTAAGTCCATTCCATCTCGTGTCTGCAGGATGATCAAGAGGACATCACATCGTTTGCGCTAAGCTGTGATGACGAGGTAAGCTTGCATATACTTTTTGGGCATCGATCGTGGACAACAACATTAGTTTCTGCCTGTGTGGAAGTGTTCAGTCAGTGTTATCGTTTCGCATCCTCCCACAGATGCTGGTAACAGCCAGCAGAGCGCTCCTTCTCAAGCAGTGGGACTGGAGGCAAGCGCAGTGTACTCGCTCCTGGAAGGCCATACACACTATTCCTATAGCCAGCCTGACGTTTGACTCCACCTCCACGCTCTTGGCCACAGGTCAGCATGAATAATAAGCAGCTGTTATTTTTCCTGTTGTACTACTTTCCCCGTTCAAAACGATTTGCATATTGTTTGCTTGTAGGCGGTTGTGACGGCACTATCAAACTCTGGGATGTGGTGAAGCAGTACTGCACTCACAACCTGAAAGGCTCTTCAGGTGTTGTACAGTAAGTGAGAAtgttacaaatgtttattttcttttaggtTCCCAGATACACTTGGCATTGCCTTCATGTCAATCAATCATTTGTGCGCAGCCTGGTTGAGTTCCACCCAGACAGCGAGCGTCTGCAGCTCTTCTCGTCCTCTCTGGACTGCGGCATCCGGCTGTGGGACCTGCGCACCagccagtgtgtgtttgtgcttcaGAGCCACTACAGCGCCGTCACTTCCCTCAGCTTCAGCCCTGACGGTGACACCATGATCAGGTACAAATGGAACTCTGGACcgatcagagcaaagctgttttccgTATTTAAGTTGAGAATAAGAGCGAtgcaatcagagcaaagctaaTTTACACTTCCGATATTCATACATGAAAATCAGttggcgaaattcgccgttttgaactca
It encodes the following:
- the ndufb10 gene encoding NADH dehydrogenase [ubiquinone] 1 beta subcomplex subunit 10, yielding MPSDFDKDAYPEPPRQTPAVNKQTALPNPAVIVSKLFYYSVDLPVTTFREVVDSIQAKNKSVYYHQKFRRVPDLTQCQHGDYLCYYEAEMQWRRDYKVDQEIVKVVQERMRACQQREGFSFQQNCSKEIEQFNEVTKNYQLRYGDLGAYASGRKCLMKQKERMMAAQMQNA
- the rnf151 gene encoding RING finger protein 151 encodes the protein MTDADAPSQSGGYDVERFVDTPDYDLICTICQGVLRCPVRAACHHVFCKKCILQWLKRQETCPCCRKPIHAGMIFVMFKLSKSIGRMKIKCKNEIRGCAATLPLSEQYSHSLNCLYELVPCPYAGCRAQLLRRDLETHARHCEHWRQQCHMGCGTVLCHRTRAQHNCYMELKLQYQAKSRNHGAIAAALQRKMRRMQNTMAHMKRQMGLICESLQVTDELHKVNEDSGEGTSRSARTRFSSDG
- the rps2 gene encoding 40S ribosomal protein S2 — encoded protein: MADDAGGRGGFRGGFGDRGRGRGRGRGRGRGRGRGARGGKAEDKEWVPVTKLGRLVKDVKIKSLEEIYLYSLPIKESEIIDFFLGSGLKDEVLKIMPVQKQTRAGQRTRFKAFVAIGDYNGHVGLGVKCSKEVATAIRGAIILAKLSIVPVRRGYWGNKIGKPHTVPCKVTGRCGSVLVRLIPAPRGTGIVSAPVPKKLLMMAGIDDCYTSARGCTATLGNFAKATFDAISKTYSYLTPDLWKETVFTKSPYQEFTDHLAKTHTRVSVQRGQPIQPPTS